From the Rhodoferax sp. WC2427 genome, one window contains:
- a CDS encoding magnesium and cobalt transport protein CorA: MLNIFSLANGRLFQEEIESLEELSRFQPIWVDLESPTLEEKRWIKQYYGLSIPEDAMDEDIEESARFYEEDNGELHIRSDFLVADESDPRTVRVAFILNQHNTELKSRGVLFSIHDEDVPVFRLLRMRARRAPGLIEDAKEVLLKLFDADAEYSADTLEDIYVDLEKVSRRVLAGNMTDALAGEVLGSIARHEDLNGRIRRNMMDTRRALSFMMRSKMLNAEQFEEARQIHRDIDSLDSHTAFLFDKINFLMDATVGFININQNKIIKIFSVASVALLPPTLVASIYGMNMKFPELEFLGSWSYPYVVAMMTASALVPMWYFYKRGWLS; the protein is encoded by the coding sequence ATGCTGAATATTTTCTCGTTGGCCAATGGCCGATTGTTTCAAGAAGAGATCGAGTCGTTGGAAGAGCTTTCGCGCTTCCAACCGATCTGGGTGGACCTGGAATCGCCCACGCTGGAAGAAAAGCGCTGGATCAAACAGTACTACGGCCTGTCCATCCCCGAAGACGCGATGGACGAAGATATTGAAGAATCGGCCCGTTTTTACGAAGAAGACAACGGCGAACTGCACATCCGCAGCGACTTTTTGGTGGCCGACGAGTCCGACCCACGCACCGTGCGCGTCGCCTTCATCCTGAACCAGCACAACACCGAGCTCAAAAGCCGGGGCGTGCTGTTCTCCATCCACGACGAAGACGTGCCGGTGTTCCGCCTGCTGCGCATGCGCGCGCGCCGGGCCCCGGGGCTGATCGAAGATGCCAAGGAAGTTTTACTCAAACTTTTCGATGCCGACGCCGAATACTCCGCCGACACGCTGGAAGACATCTACGTGGACCTGGAAAAAGTCAGCCGCCGGGTGCTGGCCGGCAACATGACCGACGCGCTGGCCGGGGAAGTGCTGGGCTCGATTGCCCGCCACGAGGATTTGAACGGCCGCATCCGCCGCAACATGATGGACACCCGCCGCGCCCTGAGCTTCATGATGCGCAGCAAGATGCTCAACGCCGAGCAGTTTGAAGAGGCCCGGCAGATCCACCGCGACATCGACTCGCTGGACTCGCACACCGCCTTTTTGTTCGACAAGATCAACTTCCTGATGGATGCCACGGTGGGTTTCATCAACATCAACCAGAACAAGATCATCAAGATCTTCTCGGTGGCCAGCGTGGCCCTGCTGCCGCCCACCCTGGTGGCCAGCATTTACGGCATGAACATGAAATTCCCCGAGCTGGAGTTTCTGGGCAGTTGGTCGTACCCGTATGTGGTGGCCATGATGACGGCCAGCGCACTGGTGCCGATGTGGTACTTCTACAAACGCGGCTGGCTGTCCTGA
- a CDS encoding 5'-methylthioadenosine/adenosylhomocysteine nucleosidase, which produces MILAILSALAAEQQGIFEQLEQPRRVQHAGRSFGLGLWHGQPVVLALSRIGKVAAATTATALIEKFGASRIVFTGVAGGVGEGVQVGDVVVAADFLQHDMNAAPLFPPFEVPLYGQARFACDENLTTTLLIAAHASGISTGGRFGLNPLPPRIHHGLVASGDRFVSAATEVQALQAALRAHGHEALAVEMEGAAVAQVCHDYGVPFAAMRSISDRADDTAHTDFAAFVRTVASRYAQAVLAGLVQRL; this is translated from the coding sequence ATGATCCTGGCGATCTTGAGTGCCTTGGCGGCAGAACAGCAGGGCATCTTCGAGCAACTGGAGCAGCCCCGCCGCGTGCAGCACGCCGGGCGCAGCTTCGGCCTGGGGCTGTGGCACGGCCAGCCGGTGGTGCTGGCGCTGTCGCGCATCGGCAAGGTGGCGGCGGCCACCACGGCCACGGCCTTGATCGAGAAGTTTGGGGCCAGCCGCATCGTGTTTACCGGTGTGGCCGGTGGGGTGGGCGAGGGCGTGCAGGTGGGCGACGTGGTGGTGGCGGCAGACTTTCTGCAGCACGACATGAACGCCGCGCCGCTGTTTCCACCCTTTGAAGTACCCCTGTACGGCCAGGCGCGCTTTGCCTGTGATGAAAACCTCACCACTACACTTTTAATAGCTGCTCACGCTAGTGGAATAAGCACGGGAGGCCGATTTGGCTTAAATCCTCTGCCACCGCGTATCCACCACGGCCTGGTGGCCAGCGGCGACCGTTTTGTGTCTGCCGCCACCGAAGTGCAGGCCTTGCAAGCCGCTTTGCGCGCGCACGGGCATGAGGCGCTGGCGGTGGAGATGGAAGGGGCCGCCGTGGCCCAGGTGTGCCATGACTACGGCGTGCCTTTCGCCGCCATGCGCAGCATCTCCGACCGGGCCGACGACACGGCGCACACCGACTTTGCCGCGTTCGTGCGCACCGTGGCCAGCCGCTATGCACAGGCCGTACTGGCCGGGTTGGTGCAGCGGCTGTAG
- a CDS encoding long-chain-fatty-acid--CoA ligase, whose amino-acid sequence MTERIWLSSYPPGVPADIDPSRYASLQALLEESFQKYADRTAYSFMGKDLSYGETDTLSRQFAAYLQSLQLAKGDRVAVMMPNVPQYPVAVAALLRAGLVLVNVNPLYTPRELEHQLKDSGAKAIVILENFGATLQQCLANTPIQHIVLCAMGDQLGLLKGALVNYVVRKVKKLVPPFQLPRAVRFNTALAQGRRAVFTPVPVQPDDIAVLQYTGGTTGVSKGAVLLHRNVIANVLQSEAWNQPVMDKVPQGEQPTSVCALPLYHIFAFTVGMMLSMRTGGKLILIPNPRDLKAVLKELSQHRIHSLPAVNTLFNGLANHPDFKTVDWSHLKVSIGGGMAVQAAVAKLWLEKTGCPICEGYGLSETSPTASCNPPTRSDYTGTIGVPLSSTYFKLLDDAGAEVPMGQPGEIAIKGPQVMEGYWLRPDETAQAMTADGYFKTGDIATMDARGYFKIVDRKKDMVLVSGFNVYPNEVEDVVAAMPGVLECACVGVPDEKTGEAVKLVIVKKDPALSEEQVRAYCKANLTGYKQPRVVEFRTELPKTPVGKILRRELRTKA is encoded by the coding sequence ATGACCGAGCGCATCTGGCTCAGCAGCTACCCCCCGGGCGTGCCTGCCGACATCGACCCGTCGCGCTACGCATCGCTGCAGGCCCTGCTGGAAGAAAGCTTTCAGAAGTACGCCGACCGCACCGCCTATAGCTTCATGGGCAAGGACCTGAGCTATGGGGAAACCGACACCCTGAGCCGCCAGTTTGCCGCCTACCTGCAAAGCCTGCAGCTGGCCAAGGGCGACCGGGTGGCGGTGATGATGCCCAACGTGCCGCAGTACCCGGTGGCCGTGGCCGCCTTGCTGCGGGCCGGGCTGGTGCTGGTCAACGTGAACCCGCTGTACACCCCGCGCGAGCTGGAGCACCAGTTGAAAGACTCGGGCGCCAAGGCCATCGTGATTCTGGAGAACTTCGGCGCCACGTTGCAGCAGTGCCTGGCCAACACCCCCATCCAGCACATCGTCTTGTGCGCCATGGGTGACCAGCTCGGGCTGCTCAAGGGGGCGCTGGTCAACTACGTGGTGCGCAAAGTCAAGAAGCTGGTGCCGCCGTTCCAGTTGCCCCGCGCGGTGCGGTTCAATACGGCCCTGGCGCAGGGTCGGCGTGCGGTCTTCACCCCGGTGCCGGTGCAGCCGGACGACATCGCCGTGCTGCAGTACACCGGGGGCACCACCGGCGTGTCCAAGGGGGCGGTGCTGCTGCACCGCAACGTGATCGCCAACGTGCTGCAGTCCGAGGCCTGGAACCAGCCGGTGATGGACAAGGTGCCCCAGGGCGAGCAGCCCACCAGCGTGTGCGCGCTGCCGCTGTACCACATCTTCGCGTTCACCGTGGGCATGATGCTGTCGATGCGCACTGGCGGCAAGCTGATCCTGATACCCAATCCGCGCGACCTCAAGGCGGTGCTCAAAGAGCTGTCGCAGCACCGCATCCACAGCCTGCCCGCGGTCAACACCCTGTTCAACGGCCTGGCCAACCACCCCGACTTCAAGACCGTGGACTGGAGCCACCTGAAGGTCTCCATCGGCGGCGGCATGGCGGTGCAGGCGGCGGTGGCCAAGCTGTGGCTGGAAAAAACCGGCTGCCCGATCTGCGAGGGCTACGGCCTGAGCGAAACCTCGCCCACCGCCAGCTGCAACCCACCCACCCGCAGCGACTACACCGGCACCATCGGCGTGCCGCTGTCCAGCACCTATTTCAAGCTGCTGGACGACGCGGGGGCGGAAGTGCCCATGGGCCAGCCGGGGGAAATCGCCATCAAGGGCCCGCAGGTGATGGAGGGCTATTGGCTGCGCCCGGACGAGACCGCCCAGGCCATGACGGCCGACGGCTACTTCAAAACCGGCGACATCGCCACCATGGATGCGCGCGGCTACTTCAAGATCGTGGACCGCAAGAAAGACATGGTGCTGGTCAGCGGCTTCAACGTCTACCCCAACGAGGTTGAAGACGTAGTGGCCGCCATGCCCGGCGTGCTGGAATGCGCCTGCGTGGGTGTGCCCGACGAGAAGACCGGCGAGGCCGTCAAGCTGGTGATCGTCAAGAAAGATCCGGCCCTGTCTGAGGAGCAGGTGCGCGCCTACTGCAAGGCCAACCTCACCGGCTACAAACAGCCCCGCGTGGTCGAGTTCCGTACCGAGCTGCCCAAAACCCCGGTGGGCAAAATCCTGCGCCGAGAACTTCGCACCAAAGCATGA
- a CDS encoding NAD(P)(+) transhydrogenase (Re/Si-specific) subunit beta: MSLNLVTLLYLFASVCFIQALKGLSHPTTSIRGNFFGMLGMGVAVVTTIALIFKLAGQMGQNGMEGMAWVLGALLVGGSVGTLMAKRVEMTKMPELVAFMHSMIGLAAVFIAVAAVAEPWAFAIAAKGMAIPGGNRIELALGAFIGAVTFSGSVIAFGKLSGKYKFRLFQGTPVSFPGQHKLNLVLGLAAVFFVFGFWHSQSWMDMCLVIALGFALGVLLIIPIGGADMPVVVSMLNSYSGWAAAGIGFSLNNSMLIIAGSLVGSSGAILSYIMCKAMNRSFFNVIGGGFGGDATAAAAGSAVQRAVKSGSADDAAFVLGNAETVVIVPGYGLAVARAQHAVKELAQKLTDKGIIVKYAIHPVAGRMPGHMNVLLAEAEVPYDQVFEMEDINGEFGQVDVAIILGANDVVNPAAHTKGSPIYGMPILEAYKAKTIIVNKRSMAAGYAGLDNELFYMDKTMMVFGDAKKVVEDMGKAIE; the protein is encoded by the coding sequence ATGAGCCTGAACCTCGTCACCCTGTTGTATTTGTTCGCCAGTGTCTGCTTCATCCAGGCGCTCAAGGGCTTGAGCCATCCCACCACCTCGATCCGGGGTAATTTCTTCGGCATGCTGGGCATGGGGGTGGCGGTGGTCACCACCATCGCGCTGATCTTCAAGCTGGCAGGTCAGATGGGGCAGAACGGCATGGAGGGCATGGCCTGGGTGCTGGGCGCGTTGCTGGTCGGCGGCAGCGTCGGCACGCTGATGGCCAAGCGGGTCGAGATGACCAAGATGCCCGAGCTGGTGGCCTTCATGCACAGCATGATCGGTCTGGCAGCGGTGTTCATCGCCGTGGCCGCGGTGGCCGAACCCTGGGCATTCGCGATTGCGGCCAAGGGCATGGCCATTCCCGGCGGCAACCGCATCGAGCTGGCGCTGGGCGCCTTTATCGGCGCGGTCACGTTCAGCGGCTCGGTGATTGCGTTTGGCAAGCTCAGCGGCAAGTACAAGTTCCGCCTGTTCCAGGGCACGCCGGTGAGCTTTCCCGGCCAGCACAAGCTGAACCTGGTGCTGGGCCTGGCGGCGGTGTTCTTCGTGTTCGGCTTCTGGCATTCGCAGAGCTGGATGGACATGTGCCTGGTGATCGCCCTGGGCTTTGCCCTGGGGGTGCTGCTGATCATCCCGATCGGCGGGGCCGACATGCCGGTGGTGGTGTCCATGCTGAACAGCTACTCCGGCTGGGCGGCGGCGGGCATTGGCTTCAGCCTGAACAACAGCATGCTGATCATTGCCGGCTCACTCGTAGGCTCCAGCGGTGCCATCCTGAGCTACATCATGTGCAAGGCCATGAACCGCTCGTTCTTCAACGTGATCGGCGGCGGTTTTGGCGGGGACGCCACGGCCGCAGCGGCGGGTTCTGCCGTGCAGCGCGCGGTCAAGAGCGGCAGCGCCGACGACGCGGCTTTCGTGCTGGGCAATGCCGAAACCGTGGTCATCGTGCCCGGCTACGGCCTGGCCGTGGCGCGCGCCCAGCATGCGGTGAAAGAGCTGGCGCAAAAGCTCACCGACAAGGGCATCATCGTCAAGTACGCTATCCACCCGGTGGCTGGGCGCATGCCGGGCCACATGAACGTGCTGCTGGCCGAGGCCGAGGTGCCCTACGACCAGGTGTTTGAAATGGAAGACATCAACGGCGAGTTCGGCCAGGTCGATGTGGCGATCATCCTGGGCGCCAACGACGTGGTGAACCCCGCCGCGCACACCAAGGGCAGCCCCATCTACGGCATGCCGATCCTGGAGGCCTACAAGGCCAAGACCATCATCGTCAACAAGCGCAGCATGGCCGCAGGCTACGCCGGGCTGGACAACGAGCTGTTCTACATGGACAAGACCATGATGGTCTTCGGCGATGCCAAAAAGGTCGTGGAAGACATGGGCAAAGCGATTGAATAG
- a CDS encoding NAD(P) transhydrogenase subunit alpha, with amino-acid sequence MDILSPTVTNLIIFVLAIYVGYHVVWTVTPALHTPLMAVTNAISAIVIIGAMLAAALTETNLGKTMGVLAVALAAVNVFGGFMVTRRMLEMFKKKEKKTPAKEAK; translated from the coding sequence ATGGACATACTTTCCCCCACGGTCACCAACCTGATCATCTTCGTGCTGGCTATCTACGTGGGCTACCACGTGGTCTGGACTGTCACCCCCGCACTGCACACGCCGCTGATGGCGGTGACCAACGCCATCTCGGCCATCGTCATCATCGGCGCCATGCTGGCCGCCGCGCTGACCGAAACCAACCTGGGCAAAACCATGGGCGTGCTGGCCGTGGCGCTGGCTGCCGTGAACGTATTCGGTGGCTTCATGGTCACCCGGCGGATGCTGGAAATGTTCAAAAAGAAAGAGAAAAAGACCCCAGCCAAGGAAGCCAAATGA
- a CDS encoding Re/Si-specific NAD(P)(+) transhydrogenase subunit alpha has translation MLIGVPLETATGETRVAVTPETAKKLASQGHTVRIQSGAGIAASATDAAYTAAGAEITDAAGALACDLVLKVRSPSDSEAAQMRPGTTLVGMLNPFDAEGLQRLATAGLTSFALEAAPRSSRAQSMDVLSSQANIAGYKAVMMAADKYQRFFPMLMTAAGTVKAARVVILGVGVAGLQAIATAKRLGAVIEASDVRPSVKEQVESLGGKFIEVSYDTPEEKEAAVGVGGYAKPMPPSWLARQQVEVAKRVALADVVISTALIPGRAAPTLITEDMVKSMKPGSVIVDIAAGKGPNGGGNCPLSEADKTVVKHGVTLIGETNLPALVAADASALYARNILDFLKLVLTKEGTLNVDMADDIVAACLVTQAGAVTRK, from the coding sequence ATGCTGATTGGTGTGCCGCTAGAGACGGCGACCGGAGAAACCCGTGTCGCAGTCACCCCCGAAACCGCCAAAAAGCTGGCATCCCAGGGCCACACGGTCCGCATCCAATCGGGGGCTGGCATCGCCGCCAGCGCCACCGACGCGGCCTACACGGCCGCCGGTGCCGAGATCACCGATGCCGCAGGCGCCTTGGCCTGCGACCTGGTGCTCAAGGTGCGCAGCCCGTCCGACTCGGAGGCCGCGCAAATGCGCCCCGGCACCACCCTGGTCGGCATGCTCAACCCCTTTGATGCCGAGGGCCTGCAACGCCTGGCCACGGCGGGCCTGACCAGCTTTGCACTCGAAGCCGCCCCGCGCAGCAGCCGTGCCCAGAGCATGGACGTGCTCTCCAGCCAGGCCAACATCGCCGGGTACAAGGCCGTGATGATGGCCGCCGACAAATACCAGCGCTTCTTCCCCATGCTGATGACCGCCGCCGGCACCGTCAAGGCCGCCCGCGTGGTGATCCTGGGCGTGGGCGTGGCGGGCCTGCAGGCCATTGCCACCGCCAAGCGCCTGGGCGCGGTGATCGAGGCATCCGACGTGCGCCCCAGCGTGAAGGAGCAGGTTGAGTCGCTGGGTGGCAAGTTCATCGAGGTGTCCTACGACACCCCGGAAGAAAAAGAGGCCGCTGTGGGCGTGGGCGGCTACGCCAAGCCCATGCCGCCGAGCTGGCTGGCGCGCCAGCAGGTGGAAGTGGCCAAGCGCGTGGCCTTGGCCGACGTGGTGATCTCCACCGCCCTCATCCCGGGCCGCGCCGCGCCTACGCTGATCACCGAAGACATGGTGAAAAGCATGAAGCCGGGCTCGGTGATCGTGGACATCGCCGCAGGCAAGGGCCCCAACGGCGGCGGCAACTGCCCACTGTCCGAAGCCGACAAGACCGTGGTCAAGCATGGCGTGACGCTGATCGGCGAAACCAACCTGCCCGCGCTGGTGGCCGCCGATGCGTCCGCCCTGTACGCCCGCAACATCCTCGACTTTTTGAAGCTGGTGCTGACCAAAGAAGGCACGCTGAACGTGGACATGGCCGACGACATCGTGGCCGCCTGCCTCGTCACCCAGGCCGGTGCCGTCACGCGCAAATAA
- a CDS encoding NUDIX hydrolase: MKHRWKPSVTVAAVVEHEGRFLLVEEHTPEGLRLNNPAGHLEPGESLAEACARETLEETATSFTPTALVGVYQARLLPANSTEFTTYLRFAFCGTLGDFHPGRRLDHGIKRTLWMTPAEIRASTHRHRSPMLLRGIEDYLAGRRFPLDLVYTAP, translated from the coding sequence ATGAAGCATCGATGGAAACCCAGCGTCACGGTGGCCGCCGTGGTGGAGCACGAGGGCCGGTTCCTGCTGGTCGAAGAACACACGCCCGAGGGCCTGCGGCTGAACAACCCGGCCGGGCACCTGGAGCCCGGCGAATCCCTGGCCGAGGCCTGCGCCCGCGAAACCCTGGAGGAAACCGCCACCAGCTTCACCCCCACCGCCCTGGTCGGCGTGTACCAGGCGCGTTTGCTGCCCGCCAACAGCACGGAATTCACCACCTACCTGCGCTTTGCCTTTTGCGGCACGCTGGGCGACTTCCACCCCGGGCGCAGGCTGGACCACGGCATCAAGCGCACCCTGTGGATGACCCCCGCCGAGATCCGCGCCAGCACCCACCGGCACCGCAGCCCGATGCTGCTGCGCGGCATAGAGGATTACCTGGCCGGGCGGCGGTTTCCGTTGGACCTGGTGTACACCGCCCCATAG
- the mnmA gene encoding tRNA 2-thiouridine(34) synthase MnmA produces the protein MGTHSKQRVVVGLSGGVDSAVSAYLLKKQGYEVIGIFMKNWEDDDDSEYCSSNIDFVDAAAVADVIGIEIEHVNFAAEYKDRVFAEFLREYQAGRTPNPDILCNAEIKFKAFLDHAIRLGAEKIATGHYARVRETNGQFQLLKGLDPSKDQSYFLHRLNQAQLSKTLFPVGELHKTEVRRIASEMALPNAAKKDSTGICFIGERPFRDFLNRYIAKEPGPIKDEKGRVLGKHVGLSFYTLGQRQGLGIGGIKEKGAQRGGGEHAPWFVARKDMARNTLWVVQGHDHPWLQSHSLVADDVSWVAGHAPVPGRYAAKSRYRQADAPCTLEEAGSGFRLDFPDAQWAVTPGQSAVVYDGEVCLGGGVIGVDPGV, from the coding sequence ATGGGAACACACAGCAAACAACGGGTCGTGGTCGGATTGAGCGGCGGGGTGGATTCGGCCGTCAGCGCCTATCTGCTGAAAAAACAGGGCTATGAAGTCATCGGCATCTTCATGAAAAATTGGGAGGACGATGACGACAGCGAGTACTGCTCCAGCAACATCGACTTCGTGGATGCCGCCGCCGTGGCCGACGTGATCGGCATCGAGATCGAGCACGTCAACTTCGCCGCCGAGTACAAAGACCGGGTGTTTGCCGAATTTCTGCGCGAATACCAGGCGGGCCGCACGCCCAACCCCGACATCCTGTGCAATGCCGAAATCAAGTTCAAGGCGTTCCTGGACCACGCGATCCGCCTGGGCGCCGAGAAAATCGCCACCGGCCACTACGCCCGGGTGCGCGAGACAAACGGCCAGTTCCAGTTGCTCAAGGGCCTGGACCCGTCCAAGGACCAAAGCTATTTTCTGCACCGCCTGAACCAGGCGCAGCTCAGCAAAACCCTGTTCCCGGTGGGCGAGCTGCACAAGACCGAGGTGCGCCGCATCGCGTCCGAGATGGCGCTGCCCAATGCCGCCAAGAAGGACTCCACCGGCATCTGCTTCATTGGCGAGCGCCCGTTCCGCGACTTTTTGAACCGCTACATCGCCAAGGAACCCGGCCCCATCAAGGACGAAAAAGGCCGCGTCCTGGGCAAGCACGTGGGCCTGAGCTTCTACACCCTGGGCCAGCGCCAGGGCCTGGGCATCGGCGGCATCAAGGAAAAAGGCGCGCAGCGCGGCGGCGGCGAACACGCCCCCTGGTTCGTGGCCCGCAAGGACATGGCGCGCAACACCCTGTGGGTGGTGCAGGGCCACGACCACCCCTGGCTGCAGTCGCACAGCCTGGTGGCCGACGACGTGAGCTGGGTGGCGGGCCACGCGCCGGTGCCGGGCCGCTACGCCGCCAAGAGCCGCTACCGGCAGGCCGATGCGCCGTGCACGCTGGAAGAGGCCGGAAGCGGCTTCCGCCTGGACTTCCCGGACGCGCAGTGGGCCGTCACGCCGGGGCAGTCGGCGGTGGTGTACGACGGCGAGGTGTGCCTGGGGGGTGGCGTGATTGGCGTGGACCCAGGGGTCTGA